A DNA window from Amphiprion ocellaris isolate individual 3 ecotype Okinawa chromosome 8, ASM2253959v1, whole genome shotgun sequence contains the following coding sequences:
- the chrna4b gene encoding neuronal acetylcholine receptor subunit alpha-4b has translation MDIYKYLSLLIFTLPPQVCFQVRPRAHAEERLLQNLFVNYNKLSRPVQNTTDTVLVHFGLSIAQLIDVDEKNQMMTTNVWVKQEWNDYKLRWNPEEYENVTSIRIPSEIIWRPDIVLYNNADGDFAVTHLTKAHLFYDGQIKWMPPAIYKSSCSIDVTFFPFDQQSCKMKFGSWTYDRAKIDLISMANDVDQMDYWESGEWVIVNAVGKYNTKKYECCTEIYADITYYFIIRRLPLFYTINLIIPCLLISCLTVLVFYLPSQCGEKITLCISVLLSLTVFLLLITEIIPSTSLVIPLIGEYLLFTMVFVTLSIIITVFVLNVHHRSPQTHGMPHWVRRVFLDMVPRVLFMKRPPGTAKQNCKKLIEMMHRPHTISTTGNSQALWTWFETGSRQMAQTENTLPKTPSDSPGILVCSPSPPSSPLENHNEEGLPPKASIFSQAMSGQYSVLSEKQTLRGHNSAAMSFSQLSLPPSLPLCPFRSLSREDTSTLAPNGRSVSAEQMCDQQMQLPQRAGHRCRSHSFQYCCLHDDGLTGITGQVKKPALIDQPTETLTAEATKDASTQQDTMIPTISPAMQQAIEGVQYIADHLRAEDADFSVKEDWKYVAMVIDRIFLWMFVLVCILGSVGLFLPPWLAGMI, from the exons TTTGTTTCCAAGTTCGACCTCGTGCCCACGCTGAAGAGAGGCTGCTCCAGAATCTGTTTGTAAATTACAATAAGCTCTCCCGGCCAGTACAAAACACGACAGACACAGTGCTGGTCCACTTTGGACTGTCTATCGCCCAGCTTATTGATGTG GATGAAAAGAATCAGATGATGACTACAAACGTCTGGGTCAAGCAA GAATGGAATGATTACAAACTCCGCTGGAACCCTGAGGAGTATGAAAATGTCACCTCCATCCGTATCCCCTCAGAGATTATCTGGAGGCCTGACATTGTCCTCTACAACAA TGCTGATGGCGACTTTGCAGTAACTCACCTCACGAAGGCTCATCTGTTCTATGACGGTCAGATAAAGTGGATGCCTCCGGCCATTTATAAGTCCTCATGCAGCATAgatgtcacattttttccttttgacCAGCAAAGCTGCAAGATGAAGTTTGGCTCTTGGACATATGACCGTGCCAAGATTGATTTGATCAGCATGGCCAATGACGTGGACCAGATGGACTACTGGGAGAGCGGCGAGTGGGTCATTGTCAATGCAGTGggcaaatacaacacaaaaaagtatGAGTGCTGCACGGAGATCTATGCAGACATCACTTATTACTTCATCATTCGAAGGCTTCCCTTGTTCTACACTATTAACCTCATCATCCCCTGTCTGCTTATCTCCTGTTTGACTGTGCTGGTGTTCTATTTGCCGTCACAATGTGGAGAGAAGATTACtttgtgtatttcagtgttACTGTCCCTAACAGTGTTCCTCCTACTGATCACAGAGATTATACCGTCCACGTCGCTGGTGATTCCGCTGATCGGTGAATACCTTTTGTTCACCATGGTCTTTGTCACACTCTCCATCATAATTACTGTGTTTGTATTGAACGTACATCACCGATCACCACAAACACACGGTATGCCTCACTGGGTGCGGAGAGTGTTCTTGGACATGGTACCTCGAGTCCTCTTCATGAAACGTCCACCAGGCACAGCAAAGCAGAACTGCAAGAAGCTTATTGAGATGATGCACCGTCCACACACGATATCTACTACAGGCAACTCACAGGCCCTTTGGACGTGGTTCGAGACAGGGTCCAGACAGATGGCCCAGACAGAGAACACACTCCCAAAGACTCCATCCGACAGTCCAGGCATCCTTGTCTGCTCACCGTCCCCCCCTTCTTCCCCTCTTGAGAACCACAATGAGGAAGGTCTCCCACCAAAAGCCAGCATTTTCAGCCAAGCCATGTCTGGTCAGTATTCAGTCCTTTCAGAGAAGCAAACTCTACGGGGACACAATTCCGCTGCCATGTCCTTTTCCCAGTTGTCCTTGCCCCCATCTTTGCCATTGTGCCCATTTCGCAGCCTGTCCAGGGAAGACACGAGTACACTGGCCCCGAATGGTCGCTCTGTCAGCGCAGAGCAAATGTGTGACCAACAGATGCAGCTCCCTCAGAGAGCTGGACATCGGTGTCGCTCCCACAGCTTCCAGTACTGCTGCTTGCATGATGATGGGCTCACTGGGATCACAGGACAAGTGAAGAAACCAGCCCTGATAGATCAACCAACAGAAACCCTAACAGCAGAGGCCACTAAAGACGCAAGTACACAACAGGATACTATGATTCCAACTATATCCCCAGCAATGCAACAGGCCATTGAGGGAGTACAGTACATCGCTGATCATCTCAGGGCAGAGGATGCAGACTTTTCA GTGAAGGAGGACTGGAAGTATGTGGCCATGGTCATCGACAGGATATTCCTCTGGATGTTTGTGTTGGTGTGTATACTGGGATCTGTGGGACTCTTTCTTCCACCTTGGTTGGCTGGAATGATCTAG